A DNA window from Pseudomonas tohonis contains the following coding sequences:
- the alaS gene encoding alanine--tRNA ligase yields MKSAQIREAFLSFFEEKGHTRVASSSLIPGNDPTLLFTNAGMNQFKDCFLGLEKRAYTRATTSQKCVRAGGKHNDLDNVGYTARHHTFFEMLGNFSFGDYFKRDAITYAWEFLTSDKWLNLPKEKLWVTVYASDDEAYDIWTKEVGIPAERMVRIGDNKGAPYASDNFWAMGDTGPCGPCTEIFYDHGPDIWGGPPGSPEEDGDRYIEIWNNVFMQFNRTADGVMHPLPAPSVDTGMGLERVSAVLQHVNSNYEIDLFQSLLNAAAKAIGCANEGQASLKVVADHIRSCSFLIADGVLPSNEGRGYVLRRIIRRACRHGNKLGAKGTFFHQIVAALVGEMGDAFPELKQQQEHIERVLKTEEEQFAKTLENGLKILEQDLAGLSGSVIPGDVVFKLYDTYGFPADLTADIARERELTIDEEGFEREMEKQRELSRASSAFGMDYNSLVKVEGETRFLGYQGHSGSGQIVALFKDGQAVDSLKEGEEGVVVLDQTPFYAESGGQVGDCGYLEGAGVRFDVRDTTKAGGAFLHHGVVAQGSLSAGASVKAEVAGEVRQATALNHSATHLLHAALRQVLGEHVQQKGSLVDSQRLRFDFSHFEAIKPEQLKALEDIVNAEIRKNSAVDTEETDIETAKAKGAMALFGEKYGDQVRVLSMGDGFSVELCGGTHVSRTGDIGLFKITSEGGVAAGVRRIEAVTGAAALAYLNGAEEQLKEAAGLVKGSRDNLLDKLSALLERNRQLEKELDQLKAKAASAAGNDLAASAVDVKGVKVLAARLDLDGDALLALVDQLKNKLGRAVILLGGALEGKVTLVAGVTQDLTGQLKAGDLMKQAAAAVGGKGGGRPDMARGGGTDAAALEQALALAVPFVEQGL; encoded by the coding sequence CACCGCGCGCCACCACACCTTCTTCGAGATGCTGGGCAACTTCAGCTTCGGCGACTATTTCAAGCGTGACGCCATCACCTACGCCTGGGAATTCCTGACCTCGGACAAGTGGCTGAACCTGCCCAAGGAGAAGCTCTGGGTCACGGTCTACGCCAGCGACGACGAGGCCTATGACATCTGGACCAAGGAAGTCGGCATCCCCGCCGAGCGCATGGTCCGCATCGGCGACAACAAGGGCGCGCCGTACGCCTCCGACAACTTCTGGGCGATGGGCGACACCGGCCCGTGCGGCCCCTGCACCGAGATCTTCTACGACCACGGCCCGGACATCTGGGGCGGCCCGCCCGGTTCCCCGGAAGAGGATGGCGACCGCTACATCGAGATCTGGAACAACGTCTTCATGCAGTTCAACCGCACTGCGGACGGCGTGATGCACCCGCTGCCGGCACCGAGCGTGGACACCGGCATGGGCCTGGAGCGCGTCAGCGCCGTGCTGCAGCACGTGAACTCGAACTACGAGATCGACCTGTTCCAGAGCCTGCTGAACGCCGCGGCCAAGGCCATCGGTTGCGCCAACGAAGGCCAGGCTTCGCTGAAGGTGGTCGCCGACCACATCCGTTCCTGCTCCTTCCTGATCGCCGACGGCGTGCTGCCGTCCAACGAAGGCCGTGGCTACGTGCTGCGCCGCATCATCCGCCGCGCCTGCCGCCACGGTAACAAGCTGGGCGCGAAGGGCACCTTCTTCCACCAGATCGTCGCCGCGCTGGTTGGCGAGATGGGCGATGCCTTCCCCGAGCTCAAGCAGCAGCAGGAACACATCGAGCGCGTGCTGAAGACCGAGGAAGAGCAGTTCGCCAAGACCCTGGAGAACGGCCTGAAGATCCTCGAGCAGGACCTGGCCGGCCTCTCCGGCAGCGTCATCCCGGGCGATGTGGTGTTCAAGCTGTACGACACCTACGGCTTCCCTGCGGACCTGACCGCCGACATCGCCCGCGAACGCGAGCTGACCATCGACGAGGAAGGCTTCGAGCGCGAGATGGAGAAGCAGCGCGAGCTGTCCCGTGCCTCCAGTGCCTTCGGCATGGACTACAACAGCCTGGTCAAGGTCGAGGGCGAGACCCGCTTCCTCGGCTACCAGGGGCATTCCGGCTCCGGCCAGATCGTCGCGCTGTTCAAGGACGGCCAGGCGGTCGACAGCCTGAAGGAAGGCGAGGAGGGCGTCGTCGTCCTCGACCAGACCCCGTTCTACGCCGAATCCGGCGGCCAGGTCGGTGACTGTGGCTACCTGGAAGGCGCCGGCGTGCGCTTCGACGTGCGCGACACCACCAAGGCCGGCGGTGCCTTCCTGCATCACGGCGTGGTCGCCCAGGGCAGCCTGAGCGCCGGTGCTTCGGTCAAGGCCGAAGTGGCAGGTGAAGTGCGCCAGGCCACCGCGCTCAACCACTCGGCCACCCACCTGCTGCACGCTGCGCTGCGCCAGGTGCTGGGCGAGCACGTACAACAGAAGGGCTCCCTGGTCGACAGCCAGCGCCTGCGTTTCGACTTCAGCCATTTCGAGGCGATCAAGCCCGAGCAGCTGAAGGCGCTGGAAGACATCGTCAACGCCGAGATCCGCAAGAACAGCGCGGTCGATACCGAGGAAACCGATATCGAGACCGCCAAGGCCAAGGGCGCCATGGCGCTGTTCGGCGAGAAGTACGGTGACCAGGTGCGCGTGCTGAGCATGGGCGACGGCTTCTCCGTCGAGCTGTGCGGCGGTACCCACGTGTCCCGCACCGGCGACATCGGCCTGTTCAAGATCACCAGCGAAGGCGGCGTGGCCGCCGGCGTGCGTCGCATCGAGGCGGTGACCGGTGCGGCAGCGCTGGCCTACCTGAACGGCGCCGAGGAGCAGCTCAAGGAAGCGGCCGGCCTGGTCAAGGGCAGCCGCGACAACCTGCTGGACAAGCTCTCCGCCCTGCTGGAGCGCAACCGCCAGCTGGAGAAGGAGCTGGACCAGCTCAAGGCCAAGGCGGCCAGCGCTGCCGGCAACGACCTCGCGGCTTCGGCCGTCGACGTCAAGGGTGTGAAGGTCCTGGCTGCACGCCTGGACCTGGACGGCGACGCGCTGCTGGCGCTGGTCGACCAGTTGAAGAACAAGCTCGGCCGCGCGGTGATCCTGCTCGGCGGCGCGCTGGAGGGCAAGGTGACACTGGTCGCCGGTGTCACCCAGGACCTGACCGGCCAACTCAAGGCCGGCGATCTGATGAAGCAGGCCGCGGCTGCGGTCGGCGGCAAGGGTGGTGGTCGTCCTGACATGGCCCGTGGCGGCGGTACCGACGCCGCGGCCCTGGAACAGGCCCTGGCCCTGGCCGTACCGTTCGTCGAGCAGGGTTTGTAA